TGATTATTCGACCATTAAAGTCAATACCAATTTACAATTGCATCTAACACCTGTAAATACCAGTTATAATAGGCTGCCTTTATTAATCACATTTGAGGTAAGTAAAAATAAACTGTCGGGAAAAATAAATTACAGCACTTCAAAGTACGAAGCAGAAACCATACAGCTAATAAGTTTAAAGTACGAAAAACTGCTAGAAGAAATTTTAAGAAACAGTAGTCAGTCAATTGAATCATTAGACACGGAACTCGATTTTGAAAAGCAGGAAACAATACAAATCGGCTTTAATTTTTAAATCAAATAAAACACATGAAAATAAAATCAATAATCACAGTCACTTTAATACTATTATTTTCAAAGATAAATGCACAAAATGCAACCTTTGAGAAAAGAGATGCTTTTCTTTTTCAGTTTGAAAAAACTAATAACATAGATTGGGGATATCTTAATGTTCCTGAAACATGGGAAAGCAGCAATGGAAAGAAAATCAAAATTGCGGTTGCTATTCTCAAAACTACTTCAAATATTAAAAACACAAATGCAGTTGTCTTTATACAAGGAGGACCAGGAGCAGGAGGTATTGATAATATTTGGTCATGGATAGATCATCCGCTTCGTAAAAATAACGACATCATATTGTTTGATGTTAGAGGAACAGGTTATTCAGAACCTAGACTTTCTAAAAATCTGGGAGAAAAATTTCTGGCAATTCTGGCTAAAAATCAGTCTAGAGCCGAAGATGAAAAACAAAAGACAAGTGCTGTTATGTCAATGAAACAGGAACTTCTTAATAAAAAATATGATATTGATTCGTATAACAGCCTTAGCACTGCACAAGATCTTCATGCATTAAAATCAGTTTTGGGATATAAAAACTGGAATGTTTATGGAGTTTCTTACGGAACTTATATCGCACAAGTGTATGCTGACGCTTATCCACAAGATATAAAAACAGTATTGCTTGATTCTCCGGTGTATGATATTTCGACTTATTATGTAAACAATACATCGAATTATATGAACAGCCTGCATAAAGTTTTTGAGATTTGTAAAAAAGACAAGCAAATTAATGCGCAATATCCAAATCTAGAACAAACTTATTATAACGTTATTGCAGATCTAGAAAAAAGACCATTAACAGTGGATGTCGATAAATCGATAATTCCAACTGGGAAATTTACCTACAATGCAGAAGATTTTAAAGTGGCCATTCAGCAAGCATTATACAATAAACAATTAGTAGAAGTTATTCCATTGCTCATTTATCAATTTCATAAAAGGGAAGAAGCGCCTTTAGGGAATCTCGTAAGTGCTTTATCAAATTTATTAGGAATGGATTATGGCGTCTATTATTGTATGACATGTAACGAAGCCATACCCAATAATGATTATTCAAAATTCAAACAAAATACAGCAGAATATAAACAATTGAAAGGCGGAATTTCTTTTTACGAATCAGATTTTAAAGTCTGCAATGCTTGGAATACCAATCGTGCGGCAAATGCAATTAAACATTATGATCTTTCCAAACTTTCTTCTGCGGATTATCCTGTGCTCGTTTTTTCGGGAGAATTTGATCCGATTACGCCTCTTGATAATGGACAAAAAGTTGCAGCAAGATTTAAAAATGGACATTTTATAGAAGCCAAAACTTATGGACACGTTCCCGCATTTACCAAAATTGGTCGTGAAACAGCAGAAAAATTCATAAATAACCCTGAACAGAAAATCAATGCTAAAGCTTTTGATGAAGCAGCAAAGATTGCGATCGTAACAGGCGTAACCCTTAATAAAGGTGTTTCGGTAACGGGTAAAAGTATCAGCCAGCCTGATCCTGTATTTTTAATTCCGCTCTTAATTGCATTAGTAATCATGCTGGTATTTGCAGCGGTATACATAATTAAATTAATCAAAAACATATATACGACTAAACAAGATAAAATTCTGCGAATAGGTATAATTATTACATCATTAATTGGACTTTCACTCTTAGGATCTTTAATTATGGCTATTCTAGAAGTTTCAAAAAAGAACTTTTTTGTTTTGGCATTTGGTCTGCCGGAAAACTTTAATTATGTATTTTCATTAGTATCTACCTTTTTTATACTACTGGCTTTAACATTTGCCTACTATATTATTACAATTAAAAAAACCAACGACAGAAGTATTGTTTTTACAGTAATTTTTTCAAATGTATTACTGGCTACTTATCTGCTTTACTGGGGGATACTATAATCTTACCAACAACCTCAATTTTAAAATCGAATATTAAGTAATTACATGAATATGGAAACACAGGAAATCACAACACAATACTCAATCATTTCAGAAAAATATACAGAATTCAAGGATAATCAAAATGTTCCGGCAAGAATCAATACAAATGACGAATCAGTTCCTGATTTGTTTAAAGAATACGTGTATGCAGTAACAGGCTGGCCAGTTCTTATTGACAGTCATACTGCCAGAGAATTGTCGACCCTGTCATTGACAATTCCCAAGTTACTACACCAGATACCATCTTTGTATTTTGATAATAATGTAAAAAAAATACGCGATTTTTATTTTGAAGGAGATGAAATGTCGGCAGAATTTGCAATGATGTGTCATAAAAAAAATATTGAAACCGGGTGTCGTTTAGATCTTACGTATACTGAAGATGGATTTAAAATCCTTGAAGCCAATATAGGATCATCAATAGGAGGTTGGCAGATTCATAGCTTTGAAAACTTAATCAGAAAATTTCATTCGGAGCTAACGGAAAATTACGATCAGTATAAATCTAAAAATACCTTAAAGATTTATATGAATTTTTTAATAGAACAAATTTTAAGTAAAGTCCCTTCGATAAAGGATACGATAAATATATTTATAGACAACGGATTTGATGAAAGCGATCTGGATCCTGAATTTGCAGATCAAACCAGTTTGTTGTTTTTTAATGACCTATTTAAACAAGAACTTGCCAAAAGAGCACTTACTGGAGAAGCGTATTCAGGCAATGTTAGTGAGCTGGTTTTAATTGGAGATAACTTATGTTTTAAAGATGTAGTAATACATGGTATCACGGTTTTATCAATGGAAATCAAAGTAAATACATCTGTATTTCGTGCTTTTGTAACAGATAAGGTATATTTTCCCGATCATCTTGGACTTAAAATGATGGGAGATAAAAGAAATCTAGCCGTTCTGCTTGAATTAGCATATGCAGGAAAGTTTCAGCCTGAAGAAAATCAGCTGATAATCAAAAATATCCCTTGGACAGCTTTTATAGAAAACAAAAACATCATATTCAGAGATAAAGAATACAATTTACTAGAATTACTTAAAAATAATAAAGACCAATTTGTAATTAAAGTTGCCAGAGGTTATCAAGGCAAAGATGTTTTTGTTGGAAAATTTCTTAGTGATGACGAATGGCTTGAAGCAATACATACAGCATTGGCAACTAATGCTTTTATTGCTCAGGAATTTAGCGGATCGATTGATTTTCTAGCTCCAAACGCACAAAGCGAATGGACACCACATAAACTTATTTGGGGAGCATTTGGTTTTGGTGATTCTTATGGAGGAGTCTGGGTAAGAATGTCTGAAGTGAAAACAGATGTAGGAGTTATTAATTCTGCAACAGGAGCTGTAGAAGCTATAGTCTTTGAGGTTGCTGATAAATAATATAAAATCTGATGACCCAAATTCTATACGCTTACATATCTGAAGAAAATCATCAATATCTTGTAAAAAAGTATCTTGATGATTTTCCTGAAGATTTTCAAAAAAAAGTATTAGCCTATAAACGCTGGCAGGATGCTCAGCTGTCTCTTTTGGGGAGATTACTGCTTAAAATAGGACTTCATAATAAGAATAAAGAGTATAAAAATAAAACTATTAGCTATACAGGATATCAAAAACCATATTTAGCAGACTGCTCTGTTACGTTTAATATTTCTCATGCAGGCGAAATAGTAGTTTGTGTGCTTTCGGAAAACCTTGATATTGGGGTTGATATTGAAATTTTATCCGATATTTCGATCGAAGATTATGAATCACTTATGACCAAAAGAGAACTTTCTTTTATAAAGAATGAAGTTGATAACAAAGTGGCTTTTTTTGATTATTGGACACAGAAAGAAGCCGTAATAAAAGCAAATGGAAAAGGCCTTTCTATTCCTTTAAAATCTTTTGAAATTATCAATAATAAAACAGTAATTGATAAAGAAAGTTTTTTTCTTAAAAAAGTTCATTTAGACCAGAATTACAGATGTCATATTGCATTTAAAAATGCTTTAGATCCAACAATAGAAAACCCCAGAATTGTTCAATTATGCGATTTGTGACGCTTTTTTCTCATGCAGATTTTATGTTAGCATTTGTGATTGATTACAGATTGGAAAAATATTAAAATTCTTCAGATATTGATTTTGCATAAATCAACTTAAAATAAAAAAGTCCTAATCAGAGATTAAGACTTTCAGCCTAAAATGGCAAATTTAAAGCTGCTTTACTTGAAAAACTTACGAGTCTTTCGCTGCCTATTTGGATTGGAAAACTACATGTGTTTTATCTTTTGATAAATATTGGGATCGTGTTTTTTTACTTTTATTTTCACGTATTTAGAGGCCGGCATATTACTTTCTTTTACCACATTATTTACAGAAACTAAAACATTTGTTTCAGGAAAATAAGTAACGGTATTTCGCTCTGGAATCTGATAAGAAACAATAATAAATAAAGGTGCAATTCTTTCGATACCATCATTATAATTAAATAAATCTACTGTATCGCCAGCTTTAAATCCCGCTTTCTCAATGTCATTTTGATTCATAAAAATAACACGTCGTTCATTTTTTATACCACGATAGCGGTCATCTAGACCATAAATAGTGGTATTAAACTGATCGTGTGTTCGAGTAGTTGCCATCATATATTCATCTGGCTCCAATTCATTATCTGGAATTTCAGTCAAAGTAAAGGCTGCGCGGTCAGCTGCTTCCTTGGCATTGAATTTACCATGTCGCGGAGCATTTGGCAGATAAAAACCACCTTTTTCCCGAACTCTGGTATTGTAATTTTCAAAACCTGGAATACAATTTTCAATAGCTTCTCTCACGGCATCATAACTGTCGTGATAACGCTGCCAATCTATGACTGATTTATTTCCAAGCGTTGCCATAGCCATACGGCAGACAATTTGCATTTCGTTTATCAATTGATCTGATATAGGTTTTAATACTCCTTTTGAGGACTGTACAACGCCCATAGAGTTTTCGGTACTAATAATCTGTACTTCATTGTTTACAATATCCATATCGCTTCTGGAAAGTGTAGGAAGTATAAGAGATTCTTTTCCGTGTACTAAATGACCTCTATTAAGTTTTGTAGACACGCATACCAGTAGTTTCAATTTTCGGAAAGCTTCTGCAGTATACGTTGTATCTGGTGCAGCCGACAAAAAATTGCCACCCATGCAGAACATAAATTTTACTTTTTCTTCGTGAATCGCTTTTATCGTTCCAACAACATCATAGCCATGAGTTCTAGGCGGATTAAATCCAAAATAAGCCTGAAGACGATCTAATTGCTCATTAGTAGGTTTCTCATCAATAAGCATGGTTCTGTTTCCCTGTACATTGCTATGTCCACGAACGGGGCACACCCCAGCACCGGGTTTGCCAATACTTCCTTTAATCAATAAAATATTGACAATTTCTCTAATCATATCAACGCCATTAGGCTGCTGTGTTAATCCCATTCCCCAGCAGATAATAATTCGTTTTTTGAAGGCCAGTATTTCTGCTGCTTCGATAATTAAATTTTTAGGAACGCCAGAGAGAAAAGCAAGATGATCTAAATCTAAATTTTCAAATTGTTTCTGAAAATTCTCAAAACCAGTTGTTTTGTCTTTAATGAATTCATGATCAAAAACTTCACCCGGATTTTTCTTTTCCAATTCAATTAACAAAAGTTCAATAGCTTTTAAAAGCGCCATATCGCCATTTATTTTTATGGGAAGAAAAAGATCCGTAAGTTTTCCACCAGAACCTATTATTCCCTTTATGGCCTGCGGATTATGAAATCCCATTAAACCCGCCTCGGGCAATGGATTAACGGCAATAATTTTTGCTCCGTTTTTTTTGCCTTTTTCTAATGCACTAAGCATTCGCGGAGCATTAGTGCCAGGATTCTGTCCGATGATTACAATTACATCGGTATCATAAAAATCTTCTAAAGTAACAGTTCCTTTCCCAATGCCTATTGTCGTTTTTAAAGCAGTTCCGGATGTTTCGTGGCACATATTGGAACAATCCGGCATGTTGTTAGTTCCGAATTCTTTTGCAAATAGCTGATAGAGAAAAGAAGCCTCATTACTGGTTCTTCCCGAAGTATAGAAAGCAGCTTCATTGGGAGATTCAAGCGCATTTAAATGAGAAGCAATTTTTGCAAAAGCATCTTCCCAGCTAATGGGTTGATAATGTGTACCGCCAATAGGTAAATATACAGGCTCTGTCAGTCTTCCCATTTTTCCAATCTGGTAATCATCTAATTGTGAAAGACTATATACAGAATTTTCTTTAAAGAAGGCAGCGGTAACTTTTTTTGTTGTGGCTTCTTCTGCTAAAGCTTTAGCTCCATTTTCGCAATATTCGCCCAAAGAAGAACGATCGTCATCTGGATCTGGCCATGCACAGCTTGAGCAGTCAAAACCTCCCTTCTGATTCATTTTAAACAAAGCTTTACCACCTCTAAGAATTGCCTTGTCTTCAATTAGATCACTCATGGCAGCCATTACAGCCGGAATACCTGCAGCCCATTTTTCTACTTTTGTTACTTTAAGTTTGGAAAGCTGGTATGGATTTTCCGCTACAGGTACTTTATTGGTTAAATGATCTGTATTTTGTTGTTGATCTTCCTTCATTACATTTAGGTTTAATTGCTATGGCATGATACGGACTAATTTCTTTCAATCAGTGACAATGATTGTTTGATGAGAAGAACTGTATATGTTAAATCTATTTTCTTTGAGAAATCCTAAAAGCGTGATATTAAATTCAGCGGCAAGTTCGACAGCTAGACTAGACGGTGCTCCAATTGCAGCAATAATAGAAATACCTGCCATTGCCGCTTTTTGAATGAGCTCAAAACTAGCTCTTCCGCTCAAGAGTAAAATGTGCTCATTTAATGGCAGTAAACGGTTTGTAAGTGATCTGCCGATTAATTTGTCTAAAGCATTGTGTCTTCCCACATCTTCAGTTAAAAGAATCAAGTCGCCTTGTATATTGAAAAGGCCTGATGCATGAAGTCCTCCAGTTGAATCAAAATCGCTTTGAGCCTTTCTTAATTTTTCAGGCAGTTGATAAAATACCGAAGCCTTAATCATAAATGAAGGTCGTGCTCTATTCATAAAAGGGCTAACGGTTTTTATAGATTCAATAGAACTTTTTCCGCATACACCACAGCTTGAGGTAGTATAGAAATTGCGGTCTGTCTGCATTAGATTTGGAACGAAATTTTCCTTTAAATCCACCTGAACGATATTTTGTTTTTGAGAGACGCAATTCATTTTTACACCATAAGCATTCTCTATGTTTTCAAAAGAAGTAATAATTCCTTCCGTAAATAGAAAACCAACTGCCAGATCAACATCATTACCGGGAGTTCGCATGGTAACCGAAATGTTTTTTTGGATCCTCTCAGCATTGGAAACATACGACAACCTAATTTCAAGAGGTTCTTCAACTGAAAGCGTATCTAAAAAGGACGAGATGGACGTGTTATTTATTTTTTGCACACTCATCTGTTTGATGGAAACTAATTCTGGATACTGTATTTCCATAACATCGAAATTAAGATTGATACGTAAATTTAATTAATATTGGATTAAAAATCGTTTCTGCTTAATTAAATTATTGGTTTTTTAATTTATGAATCTTCATATAATCTATCACTACTTAATTTTAAATATTAACCGATGCTTTTCCTGATGCAATCGTATAGGCTTCCTTTAATACTTCCGAATAGGTAGGATGAGCATAACAAATAGAAGCCATGTCTTGAGCCGTTACTTCATATTCTAAACCAACCACAGCTTGAGCAATTAAATCAGCTGCTCTTGCTCCAATGATATGCACACCTAAAAGTTCTCCGTATTTAGGTTCCGAAAGTACTTTTACAAAACCTTCTGTTTCCATTCCTGCT
This is a stretch of genomic DNA from Flavobacterium endoglycinae. It encodes these proteins:
- a CDS encoding alpha/beta fold hydrolase, giving the protein MKIKSIITVTLILLFSKINAQNATFEKRDAFLFQFEKTNNIDWGYLNVPETWESSNGKKIKIAVAILKTTSNIKNTNAVVFIQGGPGAGGIDNIWSWIDHPLRKNNDIILFDVRGTGYSEPRLSKNLGEKFLAILAKNQSRAEDEKQKTSAVMSMKQELLNKKYDIDSYNSLSTAQDLHALKSVLGYKNWNVYGVSYGTYIAQVYADAYPQDIKTVLLDSPVYDISTYYVNNTSNYMNSLHKVFEICKKDKQINAQYPNLEQTYYNVIADLEKRPLTVDVDKSIIPTGKFTYNAEDFKVAIQQALYNKQLVEVIPLLIYQFHKREEAPLGNLVSALSNLLGMDYGVYYCMTCNEAIPNNDYSKFKQNTAEYKQLKGGISFYESDFKVCNAWNTNRAANAIKHYDLSKLSSADYPVLVFSGEFDPITPLDNGQKVAARFKNGHFIEAKTYGHVPAFTKIGRETAEKFINNPEQKINAKAFDEAAKIAIVTGVTLNKGVSVTGKSISQPDPVFLIPLLIALVIMLVFAAVYIIKLIKNIYTTKQDKILRIGIIITSLIGLSLLGSLIMAILEVSKKNFFVLAFGLPENFNYVFSLVSTFFILLALTFAYYIITIKKTNDRSIVFTVIFSNVLLATYLLYWGIL
- a CDS encoding ATP-grasp domain-containing protein; translated protein: METQEITTQYSIISEKYTEFKDNQNVPARINTNDESVPDLFKEYVYAVTGWPVLIDSHTARELSTLSLTIPKLLHQIPSLYFDNNVKKIRDFYFEGDEMSAEFAMMCHKKNIETGCRLDLTYTEDGFKILEANIGSSIGGWQIHSFENLIRKFHSELTENYDQYKSKNTLKIYMNFLIEQILSKVPSIKDTINIFIDNGFDESDLDPEFADQTSLLFFNDLFKQELAKRALTGEAYSGNVSELVLIGDNLCFKDVVIHGITVLSMEIKVNTSVFRAFVTDKVYFPDHLGLKMMGDKRNLAVLLELAYAGKFQPEENQLIIKNIPWTAFIENKNIIFRDKEYNLLELLKNNKDQFVIKVARGYQGKDVFVGKFLSDDEWLEAIHTALATNAFIAQEFSGSIDFLAPNAQSEWTPHKLIWGAFGFGDSYGGVWVRMSEVKTDVGVINSATGAVEAIVFEVADK
- a CDS encoding 4'-phosphopantetheinyl transferase family protein — translated: MTQILYAYISEENHQYLVKKYLDDFPEDFQKKVLAYKRWQDAQLSLLGRLLLKIGLHNKNKEYKNKTISYTGYQKPYLADCSVTFNISHAGEIVVCVLSENLDIGVDIEILSDISIEDYESLMTKRELSFIKNEVDNKVAFFDYWTQKEAVIKANGKGLSIPLKSFEIINNKTVIDKESFFLKKVHLDQNYRCHIAFKNALDPTIENPRIVQLCDL
- a CDS encoding FdhF/YdeP family oxidoreductase, which encodes MKEDQQQNTDHLTNKVPVAENPYQLSKLKVTKVEKWAAGIPAVMAAMSDLIEDKAILRGGKALFKMNQKGGFDCSSCAWPDPDDDRSSLGEYCENGAKALAEEATTKKVTAAFFKENSVYSLSQLDDYQIGKMGRLTEPVYLPIGGTHYQPISWEDAFAKIASHLNALESPNEAAFYTSGRTSNEASFLYQLFAKEFGTNNMPDCSNMCHETSGTALKTTIGIGKGTVTLEDFYDTDVIVIIGQNPGTNAPRMLSALEKGKKNGAKIIAVNPLPEAGLMGFHNPQAIKGIIGSGGKLTDLFLPIKINGDMALLKAIELLLIELEKKNPGEVFDHEFIKDKTTGFENFQKQFENLDLDHLAFLSGVPKNLIIEAAEILAFKKRIIICWGMGLTQQPNGVDMIREIVNILLIKGSIGKPGAGVCPVRGHSNVQGNRTMLIDEKPTNEQLDRLQAYFGFNPPRTHGYDVVGTIKAIHEEKVKFMFCMGGNFLSAAPDTTYTAEAFRKLKLLVCVSTKLNRGHLVHGKESLILPTLSRSDMDIVNNEVQIISTENSMGVVQSSKGVLKPISDQLINEMQIVCRMAMATLGNKSVIDWQRYHDSYDAVREAIENCIPGFENYNTRVREKGGFYLPNAPRHGKFNAKEAADRAAFTLTEIPDNELEPDEYMMATTRTHDQFNTTIYGLDDRYRGIKNERRVIFMNQNDIEKAGFKAGDTVDLFNYNDGIERIAPLFIIVSYQIPERNTVTYFPETNVLVSVNNVVKESNMPASKYVKIKVKKHDPNIYQKIKHM
- the fdhD gene encoding formate dehydrogenase accessory sulfurtransferase FdhD, which encodes MEIQYPELVSIKQMSVQKINNTSISSFLDTLSVEEPLEIRLSYVSNAERIQKNISVTMRTPGNDVDLAVGFLFTEGIITSFENIENAYGVKMNCVSQKQNIVQVDLKENFVPNLMQTDRNFYTTSSCGVCGKSSIESIKTVSPFMNRARPSFMIKASVFYQLPEKLRKAQSDFDSTGGLHASGLFNIQGDLILLTEDVGRHNALDKLIGRSLTNRLLPLNEHILLLSGRASFELIQKAAMAGISIIAAIGAPSSLAVELAAEFNITLLGFLKENRFNIYSSSHQTIIVTD